ctgtttcagtgtatctgatgaagtgtgcatgcacacgaaagctcataccaaaataaaaacttagttggtctttaaggtgctactgaaggaattttttttaaagtgaaattagAGTAGACTTCACATTGTGATCTTTCTGTGGTAGGACATGGGTAATATTTCCAGGGGCTAAGAGAACACTGGAGGTAGGAGTAGGAGTCATTTTTCTTGCCGTCTCTTCTTTCCCATACCTCCTGCTCATTATTTGTGTACACTAAAAACACTTACTAACAAAGTGAAAACATAAAAGTTTCAATACTGGTTTTTCAGGTACTTTTGAGTGTGTGCTGTACAAAGCCCAATCTGTTCCAGTTTTCTCCTGCTCATAGCGCTAATGAATGAGTGAGCCTTTTAGTCAGTGGCTCCAGTTAGCATCCAGTGTTAATATCTAACTAAATAATGGCATGAGTTGCAGCTGGGTAACAACTTTGCTATTAGTCAGGGCCAAACCCTCTTGCAGCCAAGTGCGCTGACCATGTTAGGTAGTTGGGAGCAGGCGTTGAAGAGCACTTTGGCTTAATGCTCCACCTACTATTGCATTAGTTAGGCAGAACTACGTGCTATGAATGAAACATATTGTTCCCAGTCCTGTGCTTACTTTATATCATTGATGTAGAAGAAAGGTACTGTTAAGTATCTGGGAGATAGATAGGTGATAAATAGATACGTAGATatagatgagatgagatgagaatgAATGAAGATAATGtattcagggccatcttaagtgtaTCGGGCACCGTAGCGCaatgatccctccagcgcccgtCATGCTCTGCCGGGCACGGCCAGGTGCAGCGCGCAGCCGGAGGGTGCGGCGtgacaggcagggatgctgccagctgtgctcggCCTCTGCCTGCTCGGCCAAAGCGGCGGAGTGGtgctgcagtccagggagccctagctgccgccccgacagaaggtttgccgacagagcattgtggggtagcgcctgcccacactccttcaaatgcatgcaaatgaggtgccgtggagcattgtggggcagcactgtctatgctcgctgtgacttgaaggagtgtgggtggaaggtagccctgttcctcttccctgccgcCCCTCGATGGAGGCAGCTCCGCTGCGGCTGCTGCCGCCTCGCTTCAGCCACCACTGCTGTGAAAGGAGCGAAGTGGGTGAGGCGGAGGCACGGgcggctccgtgtgcctccttgatgtgCCCCCTGCTgggctggcgccctggtgcgctGCGCCAGTCAGCCCATTGGGAAGGATGGCCCTGAATGTGTTTCtctcccttgagcccaagagagggttcggtcctttttgttttcaaaactttCATAGCAGTGCATAGCATGTCTGTCCTCACCAACTCTTCCAGACAGTGTCTGCTTGAAGTCAGCACACTCAACTTCCACATCCTTTCCCCAATACCATTTATTCTTTGTGAAATACAATTACAATGCAAATGCAATACAAATACTCGCTGGATTGCTTGACAAACTCTTAAGACACAAAATAATAAGCCTAATTGGCCACAAAAATGGCTGAGAACCAATgaagtatagtggttagagtgccaagCTAGTActggagagacctgggttcaaatcccaactcagccatgaagctcaaggtTGAGACCTATCCTCAGGAACAATCTTATTTGCATCACAGGATGTTTGTTAGaataaaatgaagagggggaggCAGTCCACCTCCTTGAAAGAACGGTGGGATAAAAACATGATAGATAATAAAGTAAAATGACCTCCATAGGCTTCAGCAGGAACAATGGGCAGGCATAGGAAGGATTAAGCATGATGGATAAATAAGGTAAGAACAGCCACTGAGGGTTTTACCAGGAACAATGGACAGGCCTTCGCACTCTCTTCTTTAAAGATTCTAAATTTGTGGGTCGTCTGGCTTCATGATTATCATGTTTGGTTTTTCACCAATGGGCAGCTAACACTCTTGCTTTTATCTCCTTTTTAGAGAGAAATCCAACCAACCGGACAAAAGGAAGAAGCTTCATTGGTCATAAGGTCAATGCAAGCAACGCCTCTAAAGATGCATACACTGTGGATGCTTTTGCAGCCAAAATCCTCACTGGCAAATTGACTACAGTCTTCCTGCCCACGGTCTACATTCTAGTGTTCATCATTGGCTTGCCAAGCAATGCTATGGCTCTGTGGGTCTTCTTCTTGAGAACGAAAAAGCGGCACCCAGCAGTGGTCTATATGGCTAACCTGGCAATGGCAGATCTCCTCTTCGTTATCTGGTTCCCTCTGAAGATTGCATACCATATTAATGGCAATAACTGGATCTATGGCGAAGGCTTGTGCAAAGTACTCGTTGGGTTCTTCTATGGAAACATGTACTGCTCTATCCTTTTTATGACATGCCTCAGCGTACAAAGGTATTGGGTGATTGTGAACCCAATATTGCACTCAAGAAAGAAGTCGGAAATTTCTGTGGGGATTTCAGCTGCAATATGGATACTCATCATCCTTGCCACGATTCCATTGTATCTTGTTGACCAAACTGTTTATGTTTCTAACCTCAACATCACCACTTGTCATGATGTCCTGCCTCATGCAGTGTTGGCTAAAGACATGTACAACTACTTTCTTTCTCTAGCAATTGGAGTCTTCTTATTCCCCGCTGTTCTCACAACTGTTTCCTATGTCCTCATGATAAAGACTCTGAACGCTTCCATTACAGATGAGAACATTGGGAAGAAACGGAAAAGAGCCATCAAGTTCATCGTTACTGTGCTTTCCATGTACTTGATCTGTTTTTTGCCCAGTAATGTTCTGCTCGTGTTACACTACGCCCAGATCACAACCCACAACACCAGTAATGTATACGCCTTGTACATTGTAGCGTTGTGCCTTTCTTCCCTAAACAGCTGCATCGATCCATTTGTCTATTACTTCATTTCAAAGGACTTTAGGGACAACCTTAAAAACGCACTCCTCTGTCGAAGCGTGCGCACTACAAAGAGAATGCAAGTCTCTCTCTCATCAAACAGATACCCAAGGAAGTCCCCCTCTTATTCCTCCGGTTCACAGACTACGAAGTCAACCTACTAAATTTATATGTGTGGATGAAAGTTTGGTCTCCTGTTGGCAATGAAAAACTGAACAGTATTTGCCTTACAGAACTTCCAAACTGCTGGATCCTTCCATCTTTCCTGTGGGATGGAAAAACCAAAAGCAGCTGGGCTGATACTTGCGCTAAACAAATAATCAGGCTTCTGCTTCTGTAGACAAGTTAGTTGGTTTTAAAGGGAACTTTCAGTGTAAATGCTGGTAGCCACTGCTAGTTCCCAGGTTTATTGTTATGGTCTTATGTAATCACTAATCTTCAGTAATAATTAAAAGGTTTGCGTTTTGGGGGTCACAGTCCTTCATGAGATAAGTCTTGCAACACATGTAGCAGTTTGTAGAGTCGACAGATGATTTGGTTATATGTTTGCCAAACCTATCTGTTGCCAATCTCTCTCAAGGCCctattgtagcaccttaaagaccaactaagtttatattttggtatgagctttcgtgtgcatgcacacttcttcagatacactagaaacagaagtgtcagaccctatatatatacagagggtgggtgggggtgggtgggaatgggtggtgggctgatgggagtggtaaacctggacaaacaggccaaaccctacgccaaaggataaatggacataaatctgacatcaggaaccataagactgaaaaaccagtaggagaacacttcaatctcccaggacattctatacaagatctcaaagcagctgttttattacagagaaatttcaggaacagactggaaagagaagttgctgaattggaaatcattaccaagcttaaaaccatggaagcacctgggatgaatagagacatcagattcttatctcattatgcatgatcaagctctctttagcacctcagcccaggactaattgcagccatcagcagccattaacagccatctccaggtttaccactcccatcagcccaccacccattcccacccacccccaccaccctctgtatatatatatagggtctgacacttctgtttctagtgtatctgaagaagtgtgcatgcacacgaaaactcataccaaaatataaacttagttggtctttaaggtgctactgaaggaatttttttattttgcttcgactcagaccaacacggctacctacctgtaacaaggccCTATTGTATTACTGATGTCCAAGTGAGTATTGTTTGCACtgagatatatactgtatatatatagatatatatctaaggttttttatatatatataatttatagacaattctttatattttaaatatgctGTGAATATGCAATGAGACCAATAATGTAGTCTCAGTGTAGCATGCAATTATGTGCTTTTTTCAGAAATGTACTTTGCAGTAATTTTGTTTccatattttaaactttttataaaGTAGTACTTTTAATAAACTCCAATTTTTGTCTATTATGTTTAAGGTATTAATATTGTCTCAAACAgcattaaagcaggggtggggaacctcataCCATGGagcccaaatgcagccctccagacctctctggaCTCTTCCCAAGCTGCACCCCTGCAACTTGCTCTGCCCACGAACTGAGCCAAGGTAGGATGCCTTGTGATATTTGTATGCTCTGCTCACAGGTAACAAACTGACCTTTTTGTTCAGCAAGTTCTTAAATGTGGATTTATATGGGGCTAAGGGATCCACCTGCAATAaatttgcagatttttaaaaggacTTATTGGCCacatttgcacataatgctaagccaaacaggCTGCCTTCTGCAAAGGTGATTGCAGCCACTTCGTTCCTCCCTGATCCTTTAGCTCTGCATAATGCAGCAGCTAAGCTCTGCCTGTTATAAAAACCAGGAGTTGTGCTTAATTTTTTCTAAGCAtgatctgtagccaaggtttTTTCTCGGGTACAGATCATGGTTAAGGAGGACTGCAGTGACTAGAATGCATGacacacactaagccaaacctgaGCTAAAAGAATTTGTCAGGAACAAAGTGAGTGTGAGCTTTGCATGAACTAATACGTTTGCACAGTcctgctaagccatagtttggttcaatgaggcccttcttcatgtgcctcctccatgagaggttcaAAAGGTGACAACACaaaaaagggccttttctgcagtggctccccatttgtggaatgctctccccagggaagttcaacTGGCAGCTTCATTATACAACTTTAGGCGCCAGGAAAAAACAttccttcaaccaggcctttggccgatTAACATCAATACCCTTTTAAATGGGTTTATGGGAgttattagtttgtttttgttcttattatgtattttgtgttttttatcttgcatttttatgttgtgaacctccctgaaatctacagatgaagggctgtatacaatttagatagatagatagatagatagatagatagatagatagatagatatagatagatatagatagatatagatagatatagatagatatagatagatagatagatagatagatgatagagttATGCAAATTGGGCCACTGTGTGTCTGAGCCATAAAACAAGAATTTGGTTGGTGCTGTGTTTTGCTTGCTTCTGCTAATAATTACAATCCCTAGCTTTTCCTTTAACTCCCAAAGTATGCCACAAGAAACGAAAGGCCATTTACTTAGGAAGCTTCCTGTTTTACCAGCTAGTGTTCTGGTTTTGTCTCCTCTGAGTCAGCTGCGGGGGAAGACTGGTCAGTGTTGCCATGTTTCTGACTCAGAAGTAACTGAATCATCATAAGGTCACTGTAGAAAGACCCACCCTCACAGGTGGCTGCTGGCTTCATTTTGGCACAACCGGCTACTACTGGGCTGTTCTCCTAGAAGAGAATCATGTTCTGAATGACGATGATTCATGAAGAAAAACTGGAAAGAGTGGGTTCCTCCAGTTCTAACTTTCTTAATAGCTGGGGTACAAGAATGAATCGTGCTTCCAATTCAGTGCAGTACCTAAGCAGTTCAGAAAACACTATAAAAAAGAGTTGCAGAAAGTGTTGTGTGTCATCACACCCTGAATGGAAAAATTAATAGCTGGTGCATCGAAATAAaggaccatctagctcagcattttctTTCCCCTAGCAGCCCAGCCACACATCTCCAGAAAGCCCGCAAGTGGGGCATGAAGACAATAGCCCTCTTCTATTCTGGTTGCTGCTACCAGCAGTTGGCCCTCAGAGCATATAGCTACCATGATTTGCAGCCACTTGTCCtccgtgattttttttttaaaaaatgaacctgaGTTCTCCTGTGTTATAATGTATGCTCAACCGCTGACCTATGGACGTGCCAATTTAGTGGGCTGAAATATAAAGTCGGACGTGACCTTGGGGGTACACCAGTTGAAGCCTTTGCTCAGTGGAGGACCTGCAACTGCAGCTTCCCTTATAGATAATGGTCCAACCTCTCCTGAAATGActtcagtgaaggagagcccaccatctcCCTGTGTAGTCAGTCCCACTCCTGGGCCACATTCaaatcatgcatttaaagcactattgatACCACTCTGAACAGTCATGACCCGTCCCCTCcacaaaaaggagaaaagaattctgggagctgtagtttgttaagggttctgagagttctTGGGAGACTCCTGTTCCTTtcacagagccacagttccctGAGTTCCCTGTAAAGAGGTAGGGAGtgataaaccactctgggaactatagctgtgggaggggaataagggttGCCTGACACccctcagcacctttaacaaacataTATATAATAAAGGGCTAATTGGAGTTTCTGGTATGCCAGCCTGAATGAGTGCTCTGGTCTACTGTATGTAGAAACAAATTGGACTCTGGCACTTGTGAGCCAGAGTGAGCCACTGCAAAGTTCATGATCCTGGGTAatactgtatatcattttcatTCCATAATCTCATGTTTTTGGATCAAGCAAGTGCTCTTGTGTGTCCAAATCGTGTTATGTAAGGAATAACAAAGCGCTTGGGGAGTTGCCTTCCCAGAGGAAGCAAAGGGAGGAATCTGAAATACACAAATGAAGCAGGTCCTGTATTCATACCTAATCAAGGCAAGAATGTTGCAGAACAAGATTATTACTGTTTCTTGTTCCAGGTTTCATGCCCTTAGGGTTAATATACCCAATCTACAGGACCATGCTTTGTGTGAATAATAAACTTGATTATGATAATTATAATGGTGATAATACATTTCTTGGACCTGCCCAGGGTGACGAGCAACCATCAGAAAAATACAACCTGATGACCAAAATTTTCCTGATGCAGCACATATAAAAGACATTAAGGTGTCACTCCCGGTGGATGTCAGTTTCCCaagactcacttccataaagcagcatgctcaacacacaagcctggtagacccaGGGGCGTTGCTAGCTGCTTTGGCACCCGGGGTGTCAAAGCGGAGGCACCCCCGGGGGCAGGGTGCCGCTCCGCAGCGCCGTGATGTCACAATGCGCGGGCGTGATGCCCCTCGCTGGCACTCCCCttgcctccgtccagggagagagcgcgttggctgagcaagccctgcagcaCCTAGCGAGGTTTTCGCTGGCCGGCTGCCGGGaccggcttgctccctcggccgacgcgtgctctccctggacggaggcgaggggcaggccagtgAGGGGCATCACGCCACCCACAAGCATGATGCCACTTCGCGTGCCTTTTGGGGCAGGGCGTGCCGCGCGCAGGGGTGGGGCGCTTGTTTTGGGGGCGAggtgggcagccgtgatggcacccctgggatcgtgctgcttggggcggcccgcccccaccgcccctatcttcctacgcccctgggtagACCTTAATCTTGGTGTCggacattagcatcacattctcccataccctttttgAGAGGCCAGCCATTGGCATTCTtgccttgccaatatgcttgtccagctcaACATCACTggaaaggttgctggttatggtggagctCAGGTAGACAAGATAAACACATTATTCcttcttttaaattatttaaatatgtaCAATATACTGAAGAAAATCACTGAAAGATATGGGGcagacagggctggcccaaggcatttttgCAACTGAGGTGAACAACAAAAtggccaaaacaaaacacaacagaaaaCTTGCTAGGGAAGAAGGGCTGAGTgaaaatctacatcaggaacaagggtaaATAAagattgtaatgttttattatgtttctatatatgttgtaagatgcccagagtggctggggcaacccagtcagatgggtggggtacaaataataaaataataaaaataattattatttatctataTCTAGAAATGCCCTAGGCatttgcttcaccttgcctcatgggtgggccagccctggggaGAGGATTCAGGAGGACTAGAaatgagcagcaggaggagcaaaaAGGAAATGAAGCAGGAAGGTGTGAGTACTCCATAATCCCAAAACCATGATATGCCAAATGCACACCACAAGGGACAGGGAAATGTAgttgttttagaaaaaaaattcagACTACTATCAGCTATGCCAAAAGCAGGTTTTAACTCCAGGGAAACACATGTATCGCCTAGACAGAAGAAATAATATGCGGTATGTGGTTCACAGCTCCAAAATGCAGGAACAAATTACTAGCCGAATTTTGAGATGGTGCAAGTAAGCCCTCATACATTAgaacagatatacagtggtacctctacttacgaatgtttctacttacgaatgtttctacttacgaatggagctccgtccgccatcttggatgcggtttagataggatattttctactcatgaatttttagatagggttgcttcgacttacgaatttttttctcccaatgcattcctatgggattcgacttacttttttttttcgacttacaaatgtgtgttcggaacgcattaaattcgtaagtagaggtaccactgtagtgtattCTATATGTCATAAGAGCTCCCTCTTCTGGTTATAGCTCATATTAAAGgtcatttttaaaaggtattcCAATCCTTAGCTAATTTAAAAATTTAGGCAAATATCTTTCTTAgatttaaatattgttttttagttctcaaaacaaaataaaaaaattccttccagtagcaccttagagtccaactaagttggtcattggtatgagctttcgtatgcatgcacacttcttcagatgtttttaGTTCTCAGGATATGATGATTCTCACTACACCTGAGCTATGAGCATGTgtccttgggatccctttcacCCATCCCTCTTTGTTGAGATGTGAGCTGCGATTTGTTCACAGCTGCGTTGTGCCCTTTGCTGGCGCCCAAGGctcacgcacacacatacaccaggCAGGACCAGAGGATGAGCTTGAAGGCTGAACAAAACCCACTGCGCCAGGCCAACCCTCCCTGCCACAGGCACAGAGCACGGACAGCTCACGGGGCCACGCtttgccacctgcctgcctgcccatgaAGTGGGGAGCCAGGTCGGCCGGCCAACAGATACAGCCCTTGGCGGATGCATCCCCCCAATGCTGGCTGGGCAGCCATTCAGCGAGGGGGCCAGGGGTGCAGCAACAAGGCCAGGCTGGGCTCCGGGGCCCAAAGACTCCCAGGGGCAGGCAGGATGGGGATCCCTGTGTGAGGCACCTGGCTCGCGCCCCCTCAAAATCATGCACTCGGGGCCCCggccccccatgctatgcccctgCTTGTTCAGCCCTTAGCTAGAACTCCTGCttatctcctcttcttcttcttcttcctcctttcctttcaaagGAATTCTGCTTGCTGGGTTCTGACCAGCTCTTGCTTCCCACTGACTCCTGACTTCTGGCCTAGGCAGAGTAGACTACAACTCTGATcaccactgaccattggccatgatagtTGGGGTTGGCTGGAGGGGGTGTTcaaggacatctggagggcacggaAACAGATAAGAGATAAGAACAAAGCAAGgacctgctggaccagaccaacagcccatccaacatcctgctctcacatcTGGCTCTCTGGTTTTACGTGGTATTTTTGTTTGACTAATActgtttgttttatattgtacatggcttggagatttttaaactaTTAAGCAGCTTATCAAtggttttgaatgaatgaatggatccCATTTCGGGCTGGTATAAGCATAAAACAGAGATAGGGAACCTGCAACCAACCAGATGTCATTGGTctgcaactcccaacatcctttactattggccaggctggctaagcctgatgggagttggagtactgtggcctctggagggccgcaggcctaaaacaaattcaaaacaaATCAAGATAATACATTTTGCTTGTGTCCCTAAACTAGGTCCGTGAACCTTCACTTTCAAATGTCAAAAGTTCCCACTGCTTGAGGCACAGTTTGACTACCCATGGTCAAACTAGAACTTGAATCAAAATCTCCTTTAAAAGTGCTAAAATATAGCTGGACAGAAAGCAAGGCCAAAAACCTATAACAGCATGTTTCATAGGAACTTATTTTGTTGCTGATCCGTACCtggcttcctgttgttgttgctgctgctcctcatttgcaactggggctggccctaccattaaagtgaggcagctgcctcagatggCACAGGAGTGGAGAGTGGCAACAAGGCTTCAAAGGACAGAGGCCCCCTGTATTGATGtattgattgattcattcattcattcatttatatcccacctggcAGAGGTATACATAGAGGCGTAGCAAgtccaggtggtacccggtgcggggttgttgtttttttgtcaaccgccccccccacacacacacactgctttgccagggcgctggcaaagctgcgccctcttgggagccacagctcccgtccgcccccctccctccctcctcagctcactgtaaagtggcaaagtgggagctgcttttggcgagccggggagggagggagacttggagggccaggatcctctgctcgcggctgcagccacgaacggaggatcctctacatgggGCTGTGGCAGCACGATGGCTGCTCGCTCCGCCATGGCAGGGCGCCGCCTTGTCACCCCTGGAGACATGCCACCGGGATTGCACAgcctccactgcccccccccattgtgacgccACTGGGTATACGTACCTagggtcccttgtgcccttggcaaagaGTTCTGCTGAGGCACTCAGAGGAGCCTGTGCACTTCACTCATtcgcctagagcaggggtcgccaactcccaagagactgcaatctactcacagagttaaaaactggcaggtcaaagttgttgagctatttttaggaaggaggaagacctgtATTTTAGGGGTttagggctaaaatgttgagctttctttaggtgAGCAGTGGAGGAGCCGCCTGGGGGGCGAAGGGGCGGGCTTCTAGCCACtccaagccagagtggagaggcacAATTTTTGCACCTGCTGCGCCTGTGCTTTTGCAAGGACCAACCTGGCAAACGCCTAGGTACACATCTGCTGCCAGGGATGGTCACAAGTAACCAAGGTAGCTCACATCCACTCCTCCAAACTGGATATAGAGTtgggaggtgtgtgcatgtggcCCCACTGAGTACTACAAACATGAGGTTCTTTGGGAGTGTTGAGGCAGCTGGTGATCAAGGTTATTCTTCTTGCTGTCCCAAATAAGTTG
This region of Zootoca vivipara chromosome 11, rZooViv1.1, whole genome shotgun sequence genomic DNA includes:
- the F2RL1 gene encoding proteinase-activated receptor 2, which translates into the protein MGRLSRAWLGFVVLAGALMLTSATERNPTNRTKGRSFIGHKVNASNASKDAYTVDAFAAKILTGKLTTVFLPTVYILVFIIGLPSNAMALWVFFLRTKKRHPAVVYMANLAMADLLFVIWFPLKIAYHINGNNWIYGEGLCKVLVGFFYGNMYCSILFMTCLSVQRYWVIVNPILHSRKKSEISVGISAAIWILIILATIPLYLVDQTVYVSNLNITTCHDVLPHAVLAKDMYNYFLSLAIGVFLFPAVLTTVSYVLMIKTLNASITDENIGKKRKRAIKFIVTVLSMYLICFLPSNVLLVLHYAQITTHNTSNVYALYIVALCLSSLNSCIDPFVYYFISKDFRDNLKNALLCRSVRTTKRMQVSLSSNRYPRKSPSYSSGSQTTKSTY